From the genome of Chania multitudinisentens RB-25, one region includes:
- the tssJ gene encoding type VI secretion system lipoprotein TssJ — protein sequence MKQVDCFLAQHGRKALLVMLTGLLLCGCMSFKKTEPEVAYYHITFSATREANINKQQAPVPLKISVLTLRSDSAFMSADFFALHNKAASTLGDNLLGNEQFFLLPGGESIKISGEKKNERYYIGVIGEFQDLNNKTWRLIIPIVNAKKPPLYKFWNRQPPPQVIKVVANGQGLSVAENSGREK from the coding sequence ATGAAACAGGTAGATTGTTTTCTGGCTCAGCACGGGAGAAAAGCCTTATTGGTCATGCTCACCGGCCTGCTGCTCTGCGGTTGTATGAGCTTCAAAAAAACCGAGCCAGAGGTGGCGTATTACCACATCACGTTCTCCGCCACCCGTGAAGCCAATATCAACAAACAGCAGGCTCCAGTACCGCTAAAAATCAGCGTTTTGACTCTACGCTCCGATAGCGCATTTATGAGCGCCGATTTTTTTGCTTTACATAATAAAGCGGCCAGTACATTAGGTGACAATTTATTGGGCAACGAGCAATTCTTTTTATTACCGGGCGGAGAAAGCATCAAAATTTCTGGAGAAAAAAAGAATGAGCGTTATTACATTGGTGTCATCGGTGAGTTTCAGGATTTAAATAATAAAACCTGGCGCCTGATTATTCCAATTGTTAACGCGAAAAAACCGCCGCTGTATAAATTTTGGAATCGTCAGCCGCCTCCGCAGGTAATTAAGGTGGTTGCCAACGGGCAAGGGCTATCTGTTGCTGAAAATAGCGGCAGAGAGAAATAA
- a CDS encoding DUF2169 family type VI secretion system accessory protein has translation MKIIKPLRLGIINRPCYYKEHKPYLGIAVLALVDMGEHPLLRPEPELWQLAKSELLCSGGVIDTAYPKYYAEFLATGQAYPHACLAENVCRVSITLGEKQKSLIVSGDREWQGETPTPPHPFTSLPIDWSHAYGGPQIADNPVGIGATGSTPQRLPNIEFPGERMLSPAQQITPAGFDAIDITWPARQAFIGSLYDEAWVKRGALGLADDADLRLFNIAPRDQQWQEQAELPCGLPYRIENMHPEHALLEGQLPAWKARCFVHHTEQGDEVFSEIELRHTTVWFLPHLEKMFLVYHGELPLEEDDAHHVHMLMPALEHVHQPRALSHYRDVWIKRSDKEKGSAYAFQEHDLLPEEAIGPWIDNTPEPETVSPLQQNLAARRQAIYQDTEHRLQAVESELPAGTKDLPEVKRPMLSQLPEFMAQMETMASKAKSDAMQQMEQRLPDPHAYDAQRPTGPESVNKMRTALHQQQGSLLPGQEEGLHQLYRLGVQHQNAAPRLKGERAVQLREWVIAKMAQDRNFTGCDLTGADLSSLDLSGANLTRAMMESADLSHCVLDNATLTQAILARSVMHHTSLRHSVLNEVTLALANCQDCDFTDAELHNIETTGVQFERCNFSQTTVTQQIFVDISLIDCNFSAASLNNVIFNQVTLKNPCFSFTQLNKTTFIDSQLQQAVLDNARLEHCSLSHCQADGSDFSRARLANCAFAAGTSLENARFTHALLVQCNLRQIALNGADLSFAVLEGCDLSEAALRQATLYRTQANDALLIRTNLEGADLKQASLIGSRLQKSRLIGCDLTAANLFRADISQAQTDETTLMHDAWVKQMKIYPLRTQGAK, from the coding sequence ATGAAAATCATTAAACCTTTGCGTCTCGGAATAATAAATCGACCTTGTTATTACAAAGAGCACAAGCCCTATTTAGGCATTGCCGTCCTGGCCCTGGTTGATATGGGAGAGCACCCTCTACTGCGCCCAGAGCCGGAACTATGGCAACTGGCGAAAAGTGAATTATTGTGCAGCGGCGGCGTTATCGATACCGCCTATCCAAAATATTATGCAGAATTTCTGGCAACCGGTCAGGCTTATCCACATGCCTGTTTGGCCGAGAATGTTTGCCGCGTCAGTATCACGTTGGGTGAAAAACAAAAATCATTAATTGTCTCTGGAGATCGGGAATGGCAAGGTGAAACCCCTACCCCACCACACCCTTTTACCTCTTTGCCCATTGACTGGTCGCACGCTTACGGTGGCCCGCAGATAGCCGATAACCCGGTGGGCATTGGGGCAACCGGCAGCACACCGCAACGCCTGCCCAATATCGAATTTCCCGGCGAACGGATGCTGTCGCCTGCACAACAGATCACGCCTGCCGGTTTCGATGCTATTGATATCACCTGGCCCGCCAGACAGGCTTTTATTGGCAGCCTTTACGATGAAGCCTGGGTAAAACGTGGGGCACTTGGCCTGGCCGATGATGCCGATCTCCGGCTGTTCAATATTGCACCGCGCGATCAGCAGTGGCAGGAACAGGCAGAATTGCCGTGTGGCCTGCCATATCGCATCGAAAATATGCACCCCGAACATGCCCTGCTGGAAGGCCAGTTACCGGCTTGGAAAGCACGCTGCTTTGTTCATCATACGGAACAAGGGGATGAGGTTTTCTCGGAAATCGAGCTGCGCCATACCACCGTTTGGTTCTTACCCCATCTGGAAAAAATGTTTCTGGTGTATCACGGCGAACTGCCCCTTGAAGAGGATGATGCTCACCACGTCCATATGCTGATGCCCGCGCTGGAGCATGTACATCAACCACGAGCCTTGAGCCATTACCGGGATGTCTGGATCAAGCGCAGTGACAAGGAAAAAGGCAGCGCCTACGCTTTCCAAGAGCACGATCTTCTGCCAGAAGAAGCCATAGGGCCGTGGATTGATAACACACCGGAGCCGGAAACCGTCAGCCCGTTGCAGCAAAACCTTGCAGCGCGCAGGCAAGCCATCTATCAGGATACCGAACACCGTTTGCAGGCGGTAGAGAGCGAACTGCCCGCAGGCACAAAAGATCTGCCGGAAGTCAAACGCCCAATGCTGTCCCAACTGCCTGAATTTATGGCACAAATGGAAACCATGGCCAGCAAAGCGAAAAGCGACGCGATGCAACAGATGGAACAACGCCTGCCTGATCCCCATGCGTATGATGCGCAGCGCCCAACGGGGCCAGAATCCGTAAATAAAATGCGCACAGCATTGCACCAACAGCAGGGTTCCCTGCTGCCCGGCCAGGAAGAAGGGCTGCACCAGCTTTATCGCCTCGGCGTCCAGCACCAGAATGCCGCTCCCCGGCTGAAAGGTGAACGTGCGGTGCAACTCAGAGAGTGGGTGATCGCCAAAATGGCACAGGATCGTAACTTCACTGGCTGCGACCTGACCGGTGCCGATCTTTCCTCTCTCGATCTGAGCGGAGCCAACCTGACCCGGGCGATGATGGAAAGCGCGGATCTGAGCCACTGCGTGCTGGATAACGCCACGCTGACGCAGGCCATTTTGGCCCGCAGCGTCATGCATCACACCTCGCTGCGCCACAGCGTGCTCAACGAAGTGACGTTGGCGCTGGCCAACTGCCAAGATTGCGATTTTACCGACGCTGAACTGCACAACATAGAGACGACAGGCGTGCAGTTTGAACGCTGCAATTTCAGCCAAACCACGGTAACACAGCAGATTTTCGTCGATATCTCACTGATCGACTGCAACTTCAGCGCTGCGTCACTCAATAACGTTATTTTTAACCAGGTTACGTTGAAGAACCCCTGTTTCTCCTTCACCCAGCTAAACAAAACCACCTTTATCGACAGCCAGTTACAGCAGGCAGTGTTGGACAATGCACGGCTTGAGCACTGTTCCCTCAGCCATTGTCAGGCAGACGGCAGCGATTTCAGCCGCGCCCGCTTGGCCAACTGCGCCTTTGCCGCAGGCACCTCGCTGGAAAACGCCCGTTTCACCCACGCACTGCTGGTGCAATGCAACCTGCGCCAGATAGCGCTGAACGGTGCCGATCTGAGCTTTGCCGTGCTGGAAGGCTGCGATCTGTCCGAAGCGGCGCTACGGCAGGCGACCCTTTACCGCACGCAAGCGAACGATGCGCTCTTGATCCGCACCAACCTGGAAGGCGCGGATCTCAAACAGGCCAGCCTGATCGGCAGCCGATTACAGAAATCACGGCTTATCGGTTGTGATCTGACCGCCGCCAATCTGTTTCGTGCCGATATTTCACAGGCACAAACCGATGAAACAACCCTGATGCACGATGCCTGGGTAAAACAGATGAAGATCTATCCATTGCGCACGCAAGGAGCAAAATAA
- a CDS encoding DUF4150 domain-containing protein, translating to MPANCQLGGIDYAACDVCVTPPGVPIPYSNFALGATAVPNVLHILFSAMPAHNMGTIVPFTLGDSPGVLGGVCSGTCMGPSRHITGVVTFLLAGLPATRLASLTQQNLTNAPGIRTVPSQFTIWLLGL from the coding sequence ATGCCTGCAAATTGTCAATTAGGCGGCATAGATTATGCCGCATGCGATGTCTGCGTCACCCCGCCGGGGGTGCCCATCCCCTATTCTAATTTTGCTTTGGGCGCTACGGCCGTGCCGAACGTGCTGCATATTCTGTTCTCCGCCATGCCTGCGCACAACATGGGAACCATCGTCCCCTTTACTTTGGGCGATTCACCCGGGGTGCTCGGTGGCGTCTGTTCGGGAACCTGCATGGGCCCTTCCCGGCATATCACCGGCGTGGTGACATTTTTGCTCGCGGGTTTGCCAGCAACGCGTTTGGCCTCCCTGACACAGCAGAATTTAACCAATGCCCCCGGCATCCGTACTGTTCCCAGCCAATTCACCATCTGGTTATTGGGGCTGTAA
- a CDS encoding molecular chaperone has protein sequence MKLSSSLILTLLFTANLAQAGVIVGGTRLIYDGGKKEASLSVSNPDKTAYLLQSWIEAATDAEKAPFIITPPLFRLDGGKENLLRVVRAGGNLPADKESLYWMNIKSIPSMEQDGDRNTLQIAVKTRIKLIYRPDGLKGTPEDVAETLTWQRLGNDIQVTNPTPFYMNFQQVKVAGSTVQEASYVAPGATARFALPPGTRTGSVSWKIINDYGGAGKEYTKAL, from the coding sequence ATGAAATTGTCGTCTTCACTCATTTTAACCTTGTTATTCACCGCCAACCTGGCGCAGGCCGGCGTGATTGTAGGGGGCACCCGCCTGATTTATGACGGGGGCAAAAAGGAGGCTTCACTGAGCGTCAGTAACCCGGATAAAACCGCCTATCTGCTCCAGAGCTGGATTGAAGCGGCCACGGACGCTGAGAAAGCCCCCTTTATCATCACCCCGCCGCTGTTCCGTCTGGATGGCGGCAAGGAAAACCTGCTGCGCGTGGTGCGGGCCGGCGGCAATCTGCCGGCCGATAAAGAGTCGTTGTACTGGATGAACATCAAGTCCATTCCCTCCATGGAGCAGGACGGCGACAGGAACACCTTGCAGATTGCCGTCAAAACGCGCATCAAGCTGATTTATCGCCCCGATGGGCTGAAGGGCACACCGGAAGATGTGGCTGAAACCCTTACCTGGCAACGTTTGGGCAATGACATACAGGTGACCAACCCTACCCCGTTTTACATGAACTTCCAGCAAGTGAAGGTGGCGGGCAGCACGGTACAAGAGGCGAGCTATGTTGCGCCGGGCGCGACCGCCCGCTTTGCGCTGCCTCCAGGTACACGCACTGGCAGCGTGAGCTGGAAAATCATCAACGACTACGGTGGTGCGGGGAAGGAATACACCAAAGCGCTGTAA
- the tssK gene encoding type VI secretion system baseplate subunit TssK: MKRVHKVVWTEGMFLRPHHFQQSENYLEHAICSWGMAQQEHYWGFLSLEIDESALRMGNIALNSASGIMPDGSFFSFFNAEDAPPPIKIADGKNIFNVMLALPVHRASSREVAFNDSPDSLARYMAYETEVEDMNTISVGSTELQFGQLRLRLIPEQELTADWCAIGVLRVLEKNADNSLRIDASYIPPRLACQKDPRLNTFISDILGLLQQRSQQLSQRLGQSGRGGVSETSDFMMLQLINRHVGITHHAHHRQQYHPERLFTEWLALACELMTFSPVRIAGESLPVYDHDDLATSFNLLMNWLRQGLSIVFEENAIQLPLIERSHGLNIATIPYANMTNEFGFVIAVNADVPTDALRARFPAQLKVAPVNSIRDLVQLQLPGIGLRTMPAAPRQLPYHAGYTYFELESGGELWKQLSQSSAFALHLAGEFPGLNMEFWAIRNT, translated from the coding sequence ATGAAACGAGTACATAAAGTTGTCTGGACGGAAGGGATGTTTTTGCGCCCTCATCATTTTCAGCAATCTGAAAATTATCTTGAACACGCTATTTGTTCATGGGGTATGGCGCAGCAAGAGCATTATTGGGGATTTCTTTCACTTGAGATTGATGAAAGCGCCCTGCGCATGGGGAATATTGCCCTCAATTCCGCCAGCGGCATTATGCCCGATGGCAGCTTTTTCTCTTTTTTCAACGCCGAAGATGCACCGCCGCCGATTAAAATTGCGGACGGAAAAAATATTTTTAACGTCATGCTGGCCTTGCCGGTTCACCGCGCCAGCAGCCGTGAAGTGGCCTTTAACGATTCCCCCGACTCTTTGGCTCGTTATATGGCTTATGAAACTGAAGTGGAAGATATGAATACCATTTCAGTTGGCAGCACAGAATTACAGTTCGGCCAATTGCGGCTGCGCTTGATACCGGAACAGGAACTGACGGCGGACTGGTGCGCCATCGGCGTGCTGCGGGTATTGGAAAAAAATGCGGATAACAGCCTGAGAATAGATGCGTCTTATATTCCACCCAGGCTGGCCTGCCAGAAAGACCCGCGCCTGAATACCTTCATCAGCGACATTCTCGGTCTTTTACAACAGCGCAGCCAGCAATTGAGCCAGCGGCTTGGGCAGAGTGGGCGGGGTGGCGTGTCAGAAACCTCGGATTTCATGATGTTGCAGTTGATCAACCGCCACGTGGGTATCACACATCATGCCCACCATCGTCAGCAGTACCACCCCGAGCGGTTATTCACCGAGTGGCTGGCGCTGGCCTGTGAATTGATGACCTTCTCCCCGGTGCGTATCGCGGGCGAATCTCTGCCCGTATATGACCATGACGATCTGGCCACCAGCTTTAACCTGCTGATGAACTGGCTACGCCAAGGTTTATCCATCGTCTTTGAAGAAAATGCCATTCAGTTGCCGCTGATTGAGCGTTCACACGGCCTGAATATCGCCACCATCCCTTATGCCAACATGACCAACGAATTCGGCTTCGTCATCGCCGTCAATGCCGACGTACCAACGGATGCCCTGCGCGCCCGTTTCCCGGCGCAGTTGAAAGTCGCACCGGTCAACAGCATCCGCGATCTGGTTCAGCTGCAATTGCCGGGGATTGGATTACGCACGATGCCTGCGGCACCGCGCCAGTTGCCTTATCACGCAGGATATACCTACTTCGAACTGGAGAGCGGCGGTGAACTCTGGAAGCAACTCAGTCAGTCCAGTGCCTTTGCCCTGCATCTTGCCGGGGAATTCCCCGGCCTGAATATGGAATTTTGGGCGATTCGTAATACGTAA
- a CDS encoding DUF3540 domain-containing protein — protein sequence MNTVTSSQVLPVYSPPQFSGQVVDILFDGSLIVESAGRGWHCRRAASCLLTPETGDIALLARSDDEKLWLLAVLERAQPQQVAQISVTGDLNIATLGGSLTLSSERQLALESQRLQVKSAHGDCTIGNLAYHGEELSARVTLSRWVGERCESVWHTLTQLSTVIFRQVSKTEHVRAGQLDYQAEDYARLHARSTLITSETITKIDSEQIHVG from the coding sequence ATGAACACTGTAACTTCATCACAGGTTCTGCCGGTCTATTCACCCCCGCAATTCAGCGGCCAAGTTGTAGACATCTTATTCGATGGCAGCCTGATCGTCGAAAGTGCTGGCCGTGGCTGGCATTGCCGCCGGGCGGCAAGCTGCCTGTTAACGCCGGAAACCGGTGATATCGCTTTGCTCGCCCGCTCCGACGACGAAAAGCTTTGGCTACTGGCCGTGCTGGAACGGGCGCAACCGCAACAGGTCGCGCAAATCAGCGTTACCGGCGATCTGAACATCGCCACGCTGGGCGGCTCACTCACCCTGAGCAGTGAACGCCAGCTGGCGCTGGAGAGCCAGCGGTTGCAGGTGAAATCCGCCCACGGTGACTGCACGATCGGGAATCTCGCCTACCACGGGGAAGAACTCAGCGCACGCGTCACCCTGAGCCGCTGGGTGGGTGAACGCTGTGAATCCGTCTGGCATACCCTGACGCAGCTCAGCACCGTGATCTTCCGCCAGGTGAGCAAAACCGAACATGTGCGGGCCGGGCAGTTGGACTATCAGGCAGAGGATTATGCGCGGCTCCACGCACGCAGCACGCTGATTACCTCGGAAACGATCACCAAAATAGATTCGGAACAAATTCACGTGGGTTAA
- a CDS encoding fimbrial protein, whose amino-acid sequence MKKNIIVATLVAAGAMGSVSAFAADGQINFTGEIIDSACEVVNNVSSPLNVSMGKIAKTAFSGKGSTAAATKFTLQLNNCPATLTGATVKFDGTTVAGDNSVLALTSGGATGVGIQLSDSSSVLALNTASASYPLQSTGTNNLDFVARYVATAATVTAGAANAVASFTINYN is encoded by the coding sequence ATGAAAAAGAATATTATCGTTGCCACCCTGGTTGCTGCTGGCGCTATGGGCTCTGTTTCTGCTTTCGCAGCGGACGGCCAGATTAATTTCACCGGCGAAATCATCGATTCAGCCTGTGAAGTGGTGAACAACGTCAGCAGCCCACTGAATGTTTCTATGGGTAAAATTGCTAAAACTGCATTCAGCGGTAAAGGTTCAACTGCGGCGGCCACCAAGTTCACTCTGCAACTGAACAACTGCCCAGCAACGCTGACGGGTGCCACGGTGAAATTTGATGGTACTACCGTTGCAGGCGACAACAGTGTACTGGCTCTGACCTCTGGTGGCGCAACAGGCGTGGGTATCCAACTGTCTGATTCTTCTTCTGTTCTGGCATTGAATACGGCGTCTGCCTCTTATCCGCTGCAATCTACAGGCACTAATAACCTGGACTTCGTTGCACGTTATGTGGCTACCGCAGCGACCGTGACTGCGGGTGCAGCGAATGCCGTTGCCAGCTTCACCATTAACTACAACTGA
- a CDS encoding pentapeptide repeat-containing protein — protein sequence MDAIQLQQKVKQGEVIEGLALSGINLASGDLAGGIFQRVDFSNADFTTCNLEQCLFIDCTLTAALFTQARLQYARFSESDLRYANFSGTSLLGLIFSECNLQHADFSQMQAENMQFIGCRLEHSRFRQAQINKSAISESALEKSDFTQATLLKTTFHATDLRQYIPTGAHFEQVNFFECQQQGIDYHGQSLIQCLFTRNQLDNANFSAAILSLSLFQGASMQKANLSGVQAERAQFVDADLSQADCRASQMNQSIWLNARLSSTHFDDCHLVQALFTKSQAQGAKFTGTHLEYADFSYADVSHADFARAHFHQTQFHRAAQQETRWGDKTGVLVNDPELFAAESWNEQLERANNA from the coding sequence ATGGATGCCATTCAGCTACAGCAGAAAGTCAAACAGGGGGAAGTGATTGAGGGGCTGGCACTGTCTGGCATCAATCTGGCATCCGGCGATCTGGCCGGCGGTATTTTCCAACGGGTGGATTTCAGCAACGCCGACTTTACCACTTGCAATCTTGAACAGTGCCTGTTTATCGATTGCACCCTGACCGCGGCGCTCTTTACGCAGGCCCGCTTGCAGTATGCACGCTTCAGTGAATCCGATTTACGCTACGCCAACTTTAGCGGCACTTCCCTGCTTGGCCTGATCTTCAGCGAATGCAACCTGCAACATGCGGATTTCAGCCAGATGCAGGCTGAAAATATGCAATTTATCGGTTGCCGCCTGGAGCATAGCCGGTTTCGGCAGGCGCAGATCAACAAGAGCGCCATTTCCGAATCGGCGCTGGAGAAAAGCGATTTCACCCAGGCCACGCTCCTGAAAACCACTTTTCATGCCACGGATTTACGCCAGTACATTCCGACCGGCGCCCATTTCGAACAGGTTAACTTTTTCGAGTGCCAACAACAGGGAATTGATTATCACGGTCAGTCTTTGATTCAGTGCCTGTTTACCCGTAATCAGCTCGACAACGCTAATTTTTCCGCTGCCATACTGAGTCTCAGTCTGTTTCAGGGGGCATCCATGCAAAAGGCCAACCTGAGCGGCGTCCAGGCCGAACGCGCCCAGTTTGTGGATGCGGATCTGTCACAGGCCGACTGCCGCGCCAGCCAGATGAATCAGTCGATATGGCTTAACGCACGCCTGTCATCCACCCATTTTGACGATTGCCATCTTGTGCAGGCGCTGTTTACCAAAAGCCAGGCACAAGGGGCCAAGTTTACCGGCACCCACCTTGAGTACGCCGACTTTTCCTATGCCGATGTCAGCCATGCCGATTTTGCGAGAGCCCATTTCCACCAGACTCAATTTCACCGAGCAGCCCAGCAAGAAACCCGCTGGGGGGATAAAACCGGCGTGCTGGTGAATGACCCTGAATTGTTCGCCGCTGAAAGCTGGAACGAACAACTGGAACGTGCAAATAACGCCTAA
- a CDS encoding winged helix-turn-helix domain-containing protein, protein MEGKLFGFLLGRDIQLDIANKRIMHYQAETPENAMYLKVVTLNDTQLRLLLLLLTNRPGDIILKSDIMMNVWDEKEVFSSNQKLWYLIKALRKKLTSIGIDEGFISNAYGVGYFVDNQGVSPIFIG, encoded by the coding sequence ATGGAAGGTAAACTTTTTGGTTTTTTGCTCGGTAGGGATATTCAGCTTGATATTGCCAACAAAAGAATTATGCATTATCAAGCAGAAACCCCAGAAAATGCAATGTATTTAAAGGTTGTGACGCTTAATGATACACAGTTGCGTCTATTGCTTCTGTTATTAACTAATAGGCCTGGCGATATCATTCTGAAAAGCGACATCATGATGAATGTATGGGATGAAAAAGAAGTATTCTCGTCAAATCAGAAGCTGTGGTATTTAATTAAAGCTCTCAGAAAGAAACTTACCTCTATTGGTATAGATGAGGGGTTTATATCCAATGCCTATGGTGTGGGGTATTTTGTTGATAATCAAGGGGTATCGCCCATTTTTATCGGATAA
- a CDS encoding type VI secretion system Vgr family protein: MITPNPNRHFVAQQITDISTPLLFHTLTGEERLSEIYELTIGLLCPNNTLDLKSLLGKSLTITINGSPAPARYLNGNITGMALAGREESGEKYYIYHATLRPTLWYLTQNQDCRIFQEKSVPEIILSILNEYKVKVENRLSYDYRAWGYSVQYQESDYDFICRLMEHEGIYFYFTHQNDGHTMILADSPQGHKILDGYNNIVYRLTEGGLTENDATIYEWRVSDIITPSLYSMDDYDFRKPRANLLENRRNPLSYAKEKAEIFDWPGCYTDQSHAQFYTRVRQQEFEANHENMAGRASSLGLAPGYRFMLDNAPRQEDSREYMAIAARYFFQENSYTSNDEDDTVHYTDFEVLPAATQWRPKRKTAWPKTHGPQTAEVVGPAGESIWTDNYGRVKLKFRWDRYSQGDETSSCWVRVSSNWAGWQYGGVQIPRIGEEVVVDFINGDPDRPMITGRVYNQDNMPPWDLPANASRMGIMSRTMEGSISNANSLFMEDAPGVESFSMHAERDMSVSVENDLDTLVEGNSTSMIQGDALSTIQGTSTSTVIGNAVETFASNLTTTVAQTLTAIAPTMFIQPTTNRVSITPDDLEAAILKVFAAGLRVQAIGADIRVRGMHIDSTQFEAQVIPTYLGVTKAKILADDTVLKIFKNQINLGNLELNAKGLVLYL; encoded by the coding sequence ATGATTACACCAAATCCAAACCGTCATTTTGTTGCACAACAAATTACCGATATTTCTACACCGCTTCTTTTTCATACCCTAACAGGCGAGGAGCGTTTATCAGAGATTTATGAATTAACTATTGGGCTACTTTGCCCGAATAATACCCTCGACTTAAAGTCTTTATTGGGTAAGTCCCTGACGATCACCATCAATGGCTCCCCTGCTCCAGCACGATATTTAAATGGCAATATTACCGGAATGGCACTGGCTGGCCGCGAAGAGAGTGGCGAAAAATACTATATCTATCACGCTACGCTGCGCCCCACTCTCTGGTATTTAACACAAAACCAGGATTGCCGGATTTTCCAGGAAAAAAGCGTTCCAGAGATCATCCTCAGTATATTAAATGAATACAAAGTCAAAGTTGAAAATCGTTTGAGTTATGATTACCGAGCCTGGGGTTATTCCGTTCAATATCAGGAAAGTGATTATGATTTTATTTGCCGTCTTATGGAACATGAGGGGATCTATTTTTATTTCACCCACCAGAATGACGGGCACACCATGATCTTGGCCGATTCACCTCAGGGACACAAGATTCTAGACGGCTATAACAATATTGTTTATCGCCTGACAGAAGGGGGATTAACCGAGAATGACGCCACTATTTATGAGTGGCGCGTTTCCGATATCATCACTCCCAGTCTATACAGTATGGATGACTACGATTTCCGTAAACCTCGCGCTAATCTGCTGGAGAATCGCCGTAACCCTCTCTCCTACGCGAAAGAAAAAGCAGAGATTTTCGATTGGCCAGGGTGTTATACCGATCAAAGTCACGCTCAGTTTTACACCCGCGTCCGGCAGCAAGAATTTGAAGCCAATCATGAAAATATGGCGGGGCGTGCTTCTTCTCTCGGCCTGGCGCCGGGATACCGTTTCATGCTGGATAACGCGCCACGCCAGGAAGATAGCCGTGAATATATGGCCATTGCTGCGCGCTATTTCTTTCAGGAAAACAGTTATACCAGCAATGACGAAGACGATACCGTGCATTACACCGATTTCGAGGTGTTACCTGCCGCCACCCAGTGGCGCCCCAAGCGCAAAACGGCCTGGCCAAAAACACACGGGCCACAAACGGCAGAAGTCGTCGGCCCAGCCGGGGAAAGTATCTGGACCGATAATTATGGCCGGGTAAAACTCAAATTCCGTTGGGATCGCTACAGCCAAGGCGATGAAACCAGTTCATGCTGGGTCAGAGTTTCCAGTAATTGGGCCGGATGGCAATACGGTGGCGTGCAGATCCCCAGAATTGGGGAAGAAGTGGTGGTTGACTTTATCAACGGCGATCCAGACAGGCCGATGATCACCGGGCGCGTCTACAATCAGGATAATATGCCACCGTGGGATTTACCCGCCAACGCCAGCAGAATGGGGATCATGAGCCGTACCATGGAGGGCAGCATTTCGAATGCCAATAGCCTTTTTATGGAAGATGCGCCGGGCGTTGAGAGTTTCAGCATGCACGCCGAACGTGACATGAGTGTTTCGGTGGAAAATGACCTGGATACGCTGGTCGAAGGCAATTCTACCTCCATGATCCAGGGTGATGCGCTGTCAACCATTCAGGGCACATCAACATCCACCGTTATTGGCAATGCGGTAGAAACCTTTGCCAGTAATCTGACTACCACAGTGGCGCAAACGTTGACCGCGATTGCCCCAACGATGTTCATCCAGCCCACTACCAATAGAGTCTCTATTACGCCTGACGATCTGGAAGCGGCGATATTAAAAGTCTTTGCTGCCGGGTTAAGGGTGCAGGCCATCGGGGCCGATATCCGGGTACGTGGGATGCATATTGATTCTACTCAATTTGAGGCGCAGGTCATTCCTACCTATTTAGGCGTGACCAAAGCGAAAATATTGGCTGATGATACGGTATTAAAAATATTCAAGAACCAAATCAACCTCGGTAATCTGGAGTTAAATGCTAAAGGCCTGGTGCTTTATCTCTAA